ACCGCCGCTAGGCCACGAAGAAGCACAAATGCTCCTCCCAAATCCACAAAGCCCAAACACACAACACTAAGAAACATAGACTCCTGGTTATCGGCAAAAATAAGGTGTGCAAAGGAAGAGAGCAAGAGAGAAGAGGAATCCACTCGTTCCCCGCACGGACCCACCCCTGCGAGACGACCAAGAACAATGTTGTTGCCGTGGGGGAGTGTCAAGCAAGGTGCTGAGGTAAGAACGTACCTGCTAGAGTGATGTCTCCATGGAGGAAAAACGACGCCAAAAGACATCTCCGCCCAAGAGACTCTAGACAAGGTTTTCACCCAAGGATCCGTCAAGGGATGGTGGCGCTTCAACAACGCCCTCAAGAGGGAGCGCGTCCGTCGGAAACATCGTTGTTGTGAGTCAACTCAGAGCTGGGCATGACTTTCACCAAGAATGCAACCACCCCTTGCCATTGTAGCTCCAACACATTATCAGGCCACCACCACAAGCAAAGACAACACACGGCCACCAACACGCTGCAGTCGCAACAAGAAAGGCAGCAATCACAACCAGACCACATACGACAATGCCAACATCAACGTCGCACCACCTCGCACGACGATGCCACCATCGATGACACCGCGCCACCGTGCAACCTCCACGTCCACTACAACCACGAGTCCACCACTAACACGCCCGCACTGTTGGGCTTACTCCATGCCGCTGGTCTGCCACGCCCTGCAAACCTCGACGCCGCATGCCCAGAACAACTGGATCGCCGACACCTTGCTGCTCAACATGTTGCGCACGACGCCACTATTGTATTCCACGTGCCACTATGAGTGGCTGCCAACTACTGGCAGTCAgctccatttgtaggggtgatAGATCCTGGCAGCACCAAGGCTAGAGCCGCCCGCCGCCCTCTTGTAGACTTCACCACCAGGGGAGATGGAGTGAGGGAAGATCCCTACCGCTACCATCCTCGCCCTCCGCCAGATCCCCAATAACGAGCTCCGATGATAGCAAGGATAACGAGGCTAGAGGAGGTCCTTCGATGGGGGGAGTCAGGAGCTGCCCAACTCGCTACgcccctaaggagagcgatgcgTGGGGCGTATAGATCCAAGTGTAAGTGAATCAAGTGTTAAGCATGAAAATAAGCACGCTAGCTGCTTGAAGGTAACTGATGGTAGTGGCGCTTTGCATCCAAACATCTTTCCATGCCTACTTTGCACTTGTATAGGCGTATGAATCataatattattttttaaaagAATACATAACGTCCACGTTGAAGAATAATTAACCAAAAAATACACCAATCACAAACTCGACTATGTTAGGTATATAAGTTTAACCACGGGTAGCCAATTAGGCTACACCGATGGATTGTTTGGTTGGAGCCATAATTTATCACAACTAACCTTTGATAGATGTGGCTAGAAATTTTACAACCACGCTTTACCATGTTTAAGAGAATTTTGCGATACCTTTTTACTTTATAACATGTGGAGCTATAGAAAAATATTACCTAAGTTTATTACTAACCAAAAACTTGCTAATTTGGCCAAACTTCTTGTCTAAGGTGAAATGTGGTTAGAAATTTTGGAGCCATACTTTGTCATGTCTAAGATAATATTGTCGTAACTTTTTTACTCTATGACATATtatgaagaaaaaaaaatcttacaTGAGTTTAATTGCCCACCAAACACTTACCAATTTACACTACTGGAgacgcgctctttgccgagtgcctagggcactcggcaaaggccctattgcactcggcaatgccacactcggcaaagagcaaacGGCAAAGCCGCATCCGGCgaagggttctttgccgagtgccgttcgtcgggcactcggcaaagaaaattggccgtcagccgttgacggcgtctttgccgagtgccgggtcagGAAGGCAAGCAAagcttttccctttttttttgaaaaatcctttgccgagtgtcttcctgacccggcactcggcaaagaaaaaaatattttttttgaaaaatcctttgccgagtgccttactgacccggtactcggcaaagaaaaaaatgttttttttaaaaaaatctttgccgagtgcctagctgagacgacactcggcaaagaatttttttttttttggaaaattctttgccgagtgccagagccctggcactcggcaaagctgtgaaACACATGGTAGTGTACACAGCTTTGGcactctctggcactcggcaaagctgtgaaacacatggtagtgtacacagctttgccgagtgccagggtactggcacttggcaaagagaccTGGTAGTGCATTTTttggcggctttgccgagtgctagggcaaaaggcactcggcaaaggctctttgccgagtgttacactcggcaaagtgaccaaaattttttgtttttgtttttgttttttgctttcgaTCACTGCAAACATAACatgacatatatatcacatccatcacatatataccacATCCAGCACCTTATATGTCACAATCCatcacacataccacatgaatcacATCCGTTCACCACATGTCACAGTAATTCCATCCATTATTCGACAGGATTCCACATCAttcaacaagtagttcaaatccaTCACCACATGTCACAATAACACATGCATGACAACAACATTGTCTCGGACAGAAATCCATTGCGAAGAGAACAAGACATGAAACTACAAGCGCTACTCACTGAAGCAGCCCTTGATGTGGCCATCCTGCTGACGATGGGGAAGGAAACATCTGCTCGTTCGGAGTGCCCTGAGCTGGgttgtttgaacccgccgactgaggctacacacaggagaagagattgcatgagaCAAGATTAGTTGAATAGCAATTGTAGCAATTCCTTGCATGTGTGACATTACTCACTGGAGTAGCGGAGTGAGGAGGCTGAGGTGGACCCATTAACCTAGGAGGCATAGCAGCACCCGTCGTAGTTTGCATCCAGGCAATAATGTCCGCCAACCTTTTCTCCTGGGCGAGTTTGTCGGCCACCCGCGCGGCCCGCTCGGCCGCCAACCCCAGCTCCAGCTCCCCCGCCCTCCTGTTTGCTTCTTCCACCTGGGCCTACAAATTGTTGCAAAgctaatgttacaataatgcaaaggaaatagagttgtgtaaagatcaatgtacgacgagtaaaacatgaataacctggagtgtgtcgacccggtgctgtgcagtgcCCGGCCGTGAGCGTATCGCCAGGAGTGAGGAGGCGatcgtgctctgtgctcggatctgagagagagtgggagtagaggccgtgtcgatcacgctgtcgccaatccagtagcggccatgcttcttgccttgtccaATCCTCGTGACGGTGTTTGCATCAATGTTGTCGGTCCGTggatcgtactctggcccatggatcGACCTTACCGCCGCTGTGTACTCCGTGATTTTCTCGTAGGCACTCGATTTTGTGTATGCCTCGGCCGGGTCGTccgggttgaaggagacgtcggacgacgccttgcccttgtgtgccatggcaaATGCGGTGAAGTTGGAGCACTCTTGGCCTTGATGTGCCGCCGACTGCAAGAACGAAAATAAGATGattagaattctttgccgagttcaACGAAAGCAAGAAGAATAGAAACATGACCACGTACCCAAGCTCGGGTGTATCCGGAGAGGTTGCGGTTGCCTTGTtggtgtgatacacctggcatGAACAAACGCCGCTGCCAGGCAGCCGCGTGCTGAGCGGCCCACTCCGTGCttaaccacctgtccaccatcttcGCCCAAGCCACGGGGCACCCGTtgcaccaccaaggaatcacctacacgtcatcaagtagttgacatattagaaaaacaagtgattcgtacttaatctcaaaaggaaccaATTTTAATGTTCTTTAGCTACCTCAAGGAACTAGGGTTTGGTCAGCGTCAAGTCTTGTTCTCGGATGTCCTTCTTGGTGACCTTCTGTCCGAGCTTCGTCCCATAGTAATCTATGATGGCCTGGAGTCACGCCTCATGATGGACATCGACGACGCGTTTCCTGCAAGCTCGCTGAGCCACTGCCTCCGTCATGCCCTCGAATCCatcatcaagtttgaagtactCCTGCATATACAGACATGATGTATGCATTAGTTATTTCAAGTAGAGTCCAATGAATGCGTTGTATTGAGCattgtagtgcgaggaagacttacccagaactcccGAATGATGAGCGCAGCCACGGTGCCTGCTTCCACGTGGGGGCGGACTCGTAGTGGGCAAACGTGAAGGCAGGCTCGAGGTTCCCGGCATGCATGACCATGCCAGGGAAGTGGGTCCTGCACAAGAGACCTAGGATGCCATTGACATGGCGGGAGGCAGTGTTCCCCGACACAATCTCCCATCGCCTGCAGAAGTGATTAAGAAAACATATTAGTCTCTATTTCGATATCGAACATAGCATATGAAGTAAAAGTGATAACATGCAAAGGCACTTACCTTTGCCCCtctgggcgaatcactgggcgtagACAAGTATGTGGTTGGTCAGGGAGGGTGGAGggtcctcgcaagtagacacctgACGAACTAGAGAAAGCGGTAGCTCCCATCCCGCccccgtcctcgtcctcgtcctcgtccgcctCCTCCTAGACCggcgtctcctcctcctcgcccgcctcctgctcctcctcctcctcctcctcctcctcctcctcctcctcctcctcctgctactGGACCGCTGGCGTGGTCCTCCTGTTCCTCCTGGTCGTGGTCCTCGTGCTCCTCCGCCTCATCGAAGAcgtcccctgctcctcctcgccCCCTCCGCTGGAGGCTCCTACACCGGAGGCTCCATGGTAGAACGAGCTCAGGTTCCTCTGCCGGTCGCCCGGTATTTTTGTTcagtcacctgcaattaaaaagaagaaagaagtagACCGACGAAGACGATTGGGGTCGCCTAGGTACTACGGGTCCCCTCCGataggtcctgctctgcaaaacaagaaacacaacactataagttgaaaattttgacagaacctcccctgtacagggaggtttccaaaacctgcaaaaaataacggcacgaaggccgacattcacaagggcacgaaggccgacattcacgacattcacaacggcacgaaggccgacattcacggcacgaaggccgacattcacaagggcacgaaggccgacattcacgacattcacaacggcacgaaggccgacattcacaaaGGGACGGTGCATATACCTTGGGCGGTGGCGGGACGTGCACGCGCAAAAGAAGACGCCGagaactcctcctccttcctcctccttctccttctcttccccttcctccttcttcctccttcctcctctccttcttccccttcttctcttcttttcctcttcttctccttctcttccccttcctccttctcttctccttcctcctacttcacctctgcctcctcccctccaagaaccgacggtgaggGGGGGGGGACTAGGCGCGGCCCCCACGGGGAGGGGAGGTGAAggcggccctccctctccttctccggCGGCAGTGGGCCGCCGGCGTTCAGCGGCGCCGGCGGGGGCGCGGGTGGGGTGCggaggagaggggaggggaggagaggcgGGCGCACGGGTGGGGCGGGCAGGCTGGAGCGGCGGGGTCGGTGGttggggcgggcgcgggcggcggtgcTGGGGGCGCAGGGCGGGGACGCGGCGCGGGGATGGGGGCGCGGGGCTCGCcgacggcgggggggggggggggggggtgggcagccgggcggcggcggcgggtcacAGAGACTAGTGCGGGgtgttggtgtgtgtgtgtggccgATGGGGCTTCGGGGTGGGCCGGCCGTAGGACATTTTCtttcctttgctgagtgcccaactggcactcggcaaaggatttttaatttttttttcaaatatctttgccgagtgccgtagatatggcgctcggcaa
Above is a genomic segment from Miscanthus floridulus cultivar M001 chromosome 3, ASM1932011v1, whole genome shotgun sequence containing:
- the LOC136542969 gene encoding uncharacterized protein, which translates into the protein MPGVSHQQGNRNLSGYTRAWSAAHQGQECSNFTAFAMAHKGKASSDVSFNPDDPAEAYTKSSAYEKITEYTAAVRSIHGPEYDPRTDNIDANTVTRIGQGKKHGRYWIGDSVIDTASTPTLSQIRAQSTIASSLLAIRSRPGTAQHRVDTLQAQVEEANRRAGELELGLAAERAARVADKLAQEKRLADIIAWMQTTTGAAMPPRLMGPPQPPHSATPPQSAGSNNPAQGTPNEQMFPSPSSAGWPHQGLLQ